In Thiovulum sp. ES, a genomic segment contains:
- a CDS encoding hypothetical protein (PFAM: Caspase domain) produces the protein MKKEALVIVNGDYQNTGKLRNSVNDSRDIASFLKNVGFSVSHFSDLEQDEFWEEVENFGLELF, from the coding sequence ATGAAAAAAGAGGCTCTTGTGATTGTAAATGGTGATTATCAAAATACGGGCAAATTGAGAAATTCTGTAAATGATAGTCGAGATATTGCAAGTTTTTTGAAAAATGTTGGATTTTCAGTTTCACACTTTTCAGATTTAGAACAAGATGAGTTTTGGGAAGAAGTTGAAAATTTTGGATTGGAGTTGTTTTAA